CGACGCAACGTTCACCACGTTTGCGCACCGTGCGCTGCATAGGCAACGTTAGCCACGTTTCCCGCGCGCAAGGGGATACCAGAGGGTCTGTAAGCCGGGTTCTGTCCACCCTCTTTACGAAGGATAGGCGACCATTCCTCTAGGGCGACGCTTGCACGCCGCCTCAAGCAACCAACCCGGACGACGAGCAGAAACGATGCCCATGTGCCGTCCCTATTCGGTCTTGCTCCCGGTGGGGTTTGCCATGCCGCCTGCCGTTACCGGAGGCGCGGTGCGCTTTTGCCGCACCCTTTCACCCTTGCCTGTCGCCACGCTCGCGCGCAGCCCATCGGCGGTCTGCTCTCTGTGGCACTGTCCCTGGGGTCACCCCCGCCGGGCGTTACCCGGCACCGTCGTTTCGCGGAGCCCGGACTTTCCTCGGCATGTGCAAGCACATGACGCGGCCGCCCGACCCTCTGGTCCGAACGCCTTAGTCGTCCCCTTGCGGTTTGGGCAATAGCAAAGCGAGCAGGATGCTGCGGCACTCGCCGTCGATCTCGCCGTCGATCAACTCGGGGCGGTAGCGGCGCTGGAACGCGACGACGGCAGCGAGCTTGTCCTTCACGTCGTAGCCGAATCGTTCGAGCGCGATCAGGAAGCCGGCATCGCTCCACATCGGGTCCATGAGGTTGCGCGTCGGACGCGGCAACGCGAGGCGGAGCCGTGCGAGGCGATGCCACGGGAACAGCTCGCCCGGATCTTGCTTGCGTGTCGGCGCGATGTCCGAATGGCCAACGACGTTGCCGCGCGTGATCGCGTAGCGCTCCTTGATATCGCCGACCAGGCCGACCAGCGCGTCGATCTGCGCCTCGGGAAAGTCGCGATAGCCGAATTCATGGCCGGGATTGACCAGTTCGATCCCGATCGCGGCGCTGTTGACGTCCTCGATCCGCCCCCATCGCGCCGCGCCGGCATGCCACGCGCGCTTGTCCTCGGCGACGAGCCGGTGAACCGCGCCGTCCTCGTCGATCAGATAATGCGCCGAAACCTTCGCGGCCGGGTCGCACAGCCGCTCCAGCGCCGCTGCCGCATCGACCATCCCGGTATAATGAAGAACGATCATGGTGATCGGCAGCGTTCGCTCGTCGAAATTGGGGGACGCCGTCTCGATGATCGTCATGCACGCTCCTGCTCGCCGCCTGCGCGGGCACATGCGCAGGGCGGATCAAGCGGGTGCGATACTCAATCTGGCCGCGTTCGCCAACTCATACACGCCGCAGTCGCCCAGCCTCGGCCGACTGCGGCCACCGCGGAACGCCGGTCAGGCCATTCCGACGATCTGCAACTTGCTTTCGAGCGTCTCGCGATCGAACGGCTTCATGACATATTCGTCGGCGCCCGCCTCGATCGCGGCGCGGATATGCGCCATGCCGTTCTCAGTGGTGCAGAACACGACTTTGGGGCGGTGCGGGATCTTGGCATCGCGCAGCGCACGCAGGAAATCCATGCCGCTCATCACCGGCATGTTCCAGTCGAGCAACACAACGTCCGGCGCTGACGCCACACAAGCGTCCAGCGCCTCGCGGCCATCCCCCGCCTCGGTGACCTTGAAATTGAGCGTCTCGAGAATGTGCCGCGCAACCTTGCGGATCACCTTGGAATCATCGACGACCAGACAGGTTTTCATGGGCAATCCGTTTTACACGCTAAACATCCGTTTTGGCGGAAAAAACTTTGCTTCGGGTTAACCTACCGCTCAGGCGGCGACCGGGAGCGCGCCCGGCACCAGCGCGCGCGCGTCGATCGCCAGGATCGGCGCGCCGTCGAGTTCGATCGTGCCGCAGCCGACGCGGCTCCACACGCCGTCCAGAATCACACCGGAGGCGAGCGGCCGAATGTCGAATGGCGCAATATCCTCCAGCGCGTCGACCAGGACCGCATAATGATGCCCGTCGACGACGACGATGACCGCCCGATCGCTAACGCTAACCCCTTCACCGAGCACGGCGCCCGGATCGATCACCGTCACGACGCGGCTGCGCAACGCGGCAAGACCGCGCACCTGCGCCCCGGCACGGGGCACGGGCACGATCGTGCCGATATCGACGACCGACTCAACCTGCGCCGAATCGATCGCCACCGTGCGCCCGGCGAGCTGCGCGATCAGGAACAGGCCAGTCATGTCGCGCCGCCGCTGGACCGGCTGATCGCCGCGAGCAAGGCTTCGCGATCGTAACGATAGATCGTGTCGGACTCGGCGACGGCCTCGCGGTCGCGGCGCAGGCGCACCACCGGCACCGACGCGCCGAGCGCGAACGTAGCAGAGTCCATCGTCAGCACCACGTCTGGCCGGTCGCCGCCGTTCAGCGCCGCCGTCACGCGGTAGCCCGCGCTTTCGAGCACCGGCTTGAGAAAGCTCGTCATCCATGCCGTCTCGCTGCCGTCGAGCAGGCAGAGCGGCGCGGCACCGCGCGGCGCCAAGTCGCCATGCTCGCCGAACAGCCAAAACAGGTCGAGCAGTTCGATCTGCTGACCGGCCAGCGCCACTACACCGGCAACCGGGCCGGGCACACGCGCGGAAACGATGGTCTCAGGCAGATCGACGATGTCGAGCGCCTCGCGAATCGCGTAGCCGATTTCGGCGTCGCCATCGCGCACGCGAAGGATCTGGACCTGATCGCGCCCCGCCCATTCACCCTGCGCGACCAGCGGCACGATCCGCTTGTCGAGCGACAGCCGCAAGCGCCCCGCCGAATGGCAGATCGTCTCGGTCGAGACCGATTCGATCCGATCTACCGCGGCGAGCGCCACCAGCCGGCGCACGCCGTCGAGATCGTCGAACAGCAGCGCCGGAACGGCGGGAATCTCGGTCTCGCCCGCGCAGGTCTCGGCCGCCGCCTCGCGCCAGAAGCGAATGCCGGCCTGCGCGGCGATGCCGGCGCAATCGAGCAGCAGCATCGGCACGCCGGTATCGGGCAAGGTGTGCCCCGCGTAGAGGCCCGTCGCCATCACCGCCGGCGCGGCAGGCTTGACGACCAGTTCCTCGTGATCGAGCACATCATCGACCGCGAGCGCATAGCTGCCGCCCGAGATACTCAGGATCACGAGCTTGCCCGCCTCCCGGTCTCGCACGATGCCCAGCGCATCAGCGAGATCGACCAATGGCAGGCGGCGGTCGCGCACCGTGGCGACCGGCGTGCTGCCAAGCATGTCGATACGGATCGCCTCGCCGTGTATCGACACGATCTCGTCGATCGCCGGACTCGAGATCGCGAAGCGCTGGTCGCCAACGCTCACCCCGATCCCGGCGATGATCGACAACGTCAATGGCACATGGATGGCGATGGCCAGCCCCTTGCCCGGTGTGTTGGTCAGGTCGATTCGGCCGCCGATCCGCTCGACGTTCGCGCGCACCACATCCATGCCGACGCCGCGCCCGGAAATGGCGGTGACGCTTTCCCTGGTCGTCAAACCGGCCTCAAAGATCAGATCGAGCTTTTCGCGCTCGCTCAACCGCCGCAAATCGGCTTCGCTGCGCGATCTGCCCTGCGCGGCCTTCGCCACCAGGGCATCGGTGTCGATGCCCTGCCCGTCGTCCTCGATCACGATGATGATCTGGTTGCCCGACTGGCGCGCCGAGACGGCGAGCCGCGCGTTCTCGCGCTTGCCGGCCTTGCGTCGCGCGGTCGGCGCCTCGATGCCGTGGTCGATCGCGTTGCGCACGATATGGACGAGCGGATCGCGCATCATCTCGATCATCTCGCGGTCGAGTTCGACGTCTCCACCTTCGAGGTGAAGCGTCACCGACTTGCCGAGTTCGGCCGCCGTGTCGCGCACCATGCGCGGCAGCGCCGAGAACAAAGCGTCGATCTTCTGCATACGCGTGCGTGTGACGGTATCGCGCATTTCGGCGACGGTGGCGGAAAGCCGTTCGAGCGCACCCTCGGTCGCGGGATCGGCACCCGCGTCGCGCACCCGCCGGGCGAGTTCATTGCGCGCCAGCATCATGTCGGACATGCCGCTCATCATGCGATCGAGCAGATCGACGCTGAGTCGCACGCTGCGCGCCGGATTGCGCCGGGCCAACACGACGGGGACGGGCATTGCCGCCTCCGCACCCGCGTCGAGCGCGGCGATCAGCAGTTCCTCACACGCATCGTCGAGCGCGGCGCCGGCGTCGATCGCCTCGACGATCTCGCCAATGCGATCGACGATCGCGAGCACGGCGTTGACGAGGCCGGTGTCGGGCGTGCGCTCACCCGATCGCACTGCCGCCAGCACATCCTCGGCGGCATGGCTCAGTCGGCTGAGCCGCGGCAGGTCGAGAAAGCCGCAACTGCCCTTGACGGTGTGGACGAACCGGAAGATCGCATCGAGCCGCGCACGGTCGTCCGGCGTCGCTTCCCACGCGACGATCTCGCCGGAAAGCGCCTCCAGCGTCTCGCGCGTCTCGGCGATGAATTCCCGTAGAAGATCGTCCATGCGGCCCCGCGGATCGGCGGCAGCCTCTTTGCCCGTCCAGCCGTTAAGGCCGGGTTTACACTGTTACGGTCGTGCTACCTTGAGCGTCGCGCCGAACAGCAGCACCGGATCGTTGGGTTCGGACACCTGGATCGTGCCGTTCGCTTCCGTCACCAGCGCGTGGACGAGACAGGCCGCCGCCGCGCGCGGGGTGACGGCGGCATCGACGGCTCCACCGGTCAGCGCGGTGCGCAGTTCGGCATCGAGTACGATACGCGGTCCGTCCGCCCGCACGACGATCTCGACCTGATCGCCAACACATTCCGCGCCGACATCGAGCTGTCCGCCCCGGATCAGTGCGTCGCCCGCGATCAGCGCGAGGTTGAGCAGCACCTTGATACCAGCCTTGGGCAGAATCGGATCTTCGACCAGCCAGCCGAGCTTGACCCGCTGAGTATCCCCGAACAGCCCCTCGATCGCGGCGCGCGCCTCGCGCGAATCGATCGTCTCGCCAAAACCGCCCGCCGCGCCGAACGCGAGTCGAAAGAATTTGAGCTTGTTGGCGGACGCCTTGGCGCTCTCGCTGAGCAATTCCAGGCAGCGCGCCCGCATGTCGGGATCATGCTCGTCAGCGAGCAGTTCGAGACCGTTGTTGAGCGCGCCCACCGGGCTGAGCAGATCGTGACAGAGGCGCGAGCACAGCAGGCTGGCGAAATCGACGGCGTTGATACTCAAGGACAATGCTCCCGCGTGTCGCGCCTATGTGGCCCAGCATCGACTCCGCCGCAAGTCAGGTGACGGCGGCGATGCGATAAGGCACCGCAACGAAACGACCATGCGCGCCGGCGCTCCCCGCACGCCATACGCCGATCTCATGCCCGGCCACGATCAGCCACAGCTTGCCGTCGGCGGCCGCCATCGCGGCATCGGTGGCCGACGGGCGGACGTCGCCGCTCGGGTGCGAATGCCAGTATCCGATCAGCTTCGCCCCGCCGTCACGCTCGGCTCGAAGCGCGGCGAAATGCGCGGCGGGATCGATCTCGAAGGTGCGAGCCGGATCGGCGGCAACATTGGCGCATGGCTCGGCCCGCGTGATTCGCGCATCGTCGCCGAACAGCAGTCCGCAGACCTCGCGTGCAGGATCTGCATTCGCTGCTGCGATGATGCGATGCAGAGCGGTGCTTGAAATCTCCAACATATCCCCCAGATTCCTATCCTATGGACCGGGGGGTTTCCACTATCGAAGCATGTGTCGCCGACGCTGAAGGGCTGCGGCTCGACCGTGCGCTCGCCGATGCGCTGCCGACAATCTCGCGCGAGCGGCTCAAGGCGCTGATCTCGAGCGGCGCCGTCACCGACGCACAAGGCGTGCTGCGGCGCGATCCGGCGAGCAAGGCGGTTCCGGGCGGGCGCTACCACGTTACCGTCCCCGATCCCCAGCCCGCGCACAACGAACCGCAGGACATCGCGCTCAACGTCGTGTTCGAGGACGATCATCTGATCGTGATCGACAAGCAAGCCGGGCTCGTCGTCCACCCGGCGGCGGGCAATTTCGACGGCACGCTCGTCAATGCGTTGCTCCATCACTGCGCGGGGCGGTTGTCAGGGATCGGCGGAGTCGCGCGACCGGGCATCGTCCACCGCATCGACAAGAACACCTCCGGCCTGATGGTCGCCGCCAAGACCGATCGTGCACACGTGGGCCTTGCCAAGCAATTCGCGGCCCACAGCATCGACCGCCGCTACAAGGCGATCGTCTCGGGCAGGCCGACCCCCGCGCAGGGCAGCGTCGACGCGCCGCTCGCGCGGAGCCCGCAAAACCGCAAGAAGGTCGCGATCGTCGCTGGCGGCAAGCGGGCGGTCACCCATTTCAGCACGCTCACCCGGCTGCGCGATGCCGCGCTCGTCGAGTGCCGGCTGGAGACCGGGCGCACGCATCAGGTGCGCGTCCATATGGCCTCGATCGGCCATCCCTTGCTGGGTGACCCGGTCTATGGTAGAACAAAACCGGGACACCGGCCCATTCTGGAAACCTTGAATTTCCGCCGGCAGGCGTTGCACGCCGCCCGCCTGGGGTTCATTCACCCGCTGGAAAGCAACGCTTTGGCATTTGAAAGCGAAATGCCGTCGGACATGCAGGAACTGTTCGATAGTCTCAACGTATAGGTTCAAGCGCGGACGTCGCCACGCTATCGGGACGTTCGTCATTAAGGGAGATTGATCATGGCCACCGGCAGCAACGTACCGGCGACGATCCCCGCTCTTGGCGGTGAGGCGAGCCTCAACCGCTATCTGTCTGAGATCAAGAAGTTTCCGATCCTCGCGCCCGAGCAGGAATATATGCTCGCCAAGCGCTTCGAAGAGCATGGCGATACCGATGCGGCAGCGCAGCTCGTCACCTCGCACCTGCGACTCGTCGCGAAGATCGCGATGGGGTATCGCGGCTACGGCCTGCCCGTGTCCGAGCTGATCTCGGAGGGCAATATCGGGCTGATGCAGGGTGTGAAGAAGTTCGAGGCCGATCGCGGCTTCCGGCTCGCCACCTACGCGATGTGGTGGATCCGTGCGTCGATTCAGGAATTCATCCTGCGCTCGTGGAGCCTCGTCAAGATGGGCACCACGGCTGCGCAGAAGAAGCTGTTCTTCAACCTGCGCCGCATGAAGTCCAAGCTCGACGCGTTCGAGGACGGCGATCTCAGCCCCGAGCATCTCGCCAAGATCGCGCACGATCTCGGCGTGACCGAGGCCGAGGTGACGAGCATGAACCGTCGCATGTCGATGGGTGGCGACACCTCGCTTAACGTGCCGATGCGTGAGGATGGCGACGGCCAGTGGCAGGATTGGCTTCAGGACGATTCGCCGTTGCAGGACACGATCGTCGCCGACGCGCAGGAGGCCGACGTCCGCCACGCGATGCTCGAAAGCGCGATGACCGACCTCAACGAGCGTGAGCAGCACATCCTCACCGAACGCCGCCTCACCGACGAGCCGAAAACGCTCGAAGAGCTGAGCCAGGTCTATGGCGTGTCGCGCGAACGCGTCCGCCAGATCGAGGTGCGCGCGTTCGAGAAGCTGCAAAAGGCGATGATGCGGCTCGCCGGCGACAAGCGCATGCTCGTCGCCGCCTGAGCGCTTGCGGATCGGCGCGCGGGGCGTGATGATGCGGCATGCCAAACCGCCCACGCCCCGCCGAGCCGGACCACACATGACGATATTTCACCGCACCGGCGGCGATCGATGATCCTCCGGCTGATCGGTTGGGTGTTCAAGCTGGTGCTTGGCTTCCTGATCCTCTCGGTGGCGATGGTGATCGTGTACCGCTTCGTGCCGCCGCCGGTGACGCTGACGATGCTGGCCGATGGCTTGAGCGGGCACGGCATCACCAAATCGTGGATGCCGTTATCGCGGATTGATCCCGATATGCCGCGCGCCGCGATCGCCGGTGAGGATTCGCGCTTCTGCTCGCACCACGGCTTCGATGTCGCCGCGATCGAGAAAGCCTATCTGCGCAACGCGCGCGGCGGCCGTATCCGTGGCGGCTCGACGATCAGCCAGCAAACCGCCAAGAACGTCTTTCTCATCCAGGGCGGCGGCTATGCCCGCAAGGCGCTGGAGGCGTATTTCACCGTCCTCATTGAAAATCTGTGGGGCAAGCGCCGCATCATGGAAGTCTATCTGAACGTCGCCGAGACGGGGATCGGCACCTACGGCGTCAACGCCGGCGCGATGCGCTATTTCCACCACGACGCCTCTTCGCTGACCCCCGCCGAGGCCGGTCGTATGGCGGCGGTGCTGCCCCAGCCCAAGAAGCGCGCGGTGATCGATCCCCACGGCTTCGTGCGCCGCCACGGCAATGTGCTGTCGCGCCGCGTCGGTGTGGTGCGCAACGACGGATTGGATGCCTGCCTGCGGTAGATCGCGACGAGCCCCGTCTCCCCGTTCGTGCTGAGCTTGTCGAAGCACGTGCCCAAAGCGGCGTCCATCGTGATACGCACTTCGACAAGCTCAGTGCGAACGGTGGGGGTGATTGGACCTGATAAGCGGTCAAAGATGATGGCCGCTCGACATCCAACCGATTAGAACATATACAGAACGTATGGCCCAGCTCGATACCCGCGCGAAACTCGAGATTCTTGCCGATGCCGCCAAATACGACGCAAGCTGCGCTTCGTCCGGCTCGGTCAAGCGCACCTCGCGCGACGGCAAGGGGATCGGCTCGACCGATAGCGGTATGGGTATCTGCCATGCCTATGCGCCGGACGGGCGCTGCATCAGCCTGCTCAAGATCCTGCTCACCAACAGCTGCATCTTCGACTGCCATTATTGTATCAACCGCAAGAGCAGCAACGTCCGCCGCGCGCGATTCACCACCGATGAAGTGGTGCGGCTCACCCTCTCCTTCTATCGCCGCAACTACATCGAGGGCCTGTTCCTCTCCTCGGGAATCATCGGCTCGTCGAACTACACGATGGAGCAAATCGTCGAAGTTGCACGCAGCTTGCGCGAGGATCATGAATTTCGCGGCTACATTCACCTCAAGACGATCCCAGACGCCGATCCCGAACTGATCCACCAGGCCGGGCTTCATGCCGACCGCATCTCGATCAACGTCGAACTGCCGACCGCAAGCGGTCTCAAGCGGCTCGCGCCCGAGAAGTCGCAGGATCGCATCGAGGACGCGATGGCCGGCATGTCCGACGCGATCCTCGACACCGCCGACGCGAAGAAACACTACAGGTCCGCGCCGCGCTTCGCCCCCGCCGGGCAATCGACCCAGATGATCGTCGGCGCCGACGCCGCGACCGACCGCGACATCGTCTCGCGCGCTGCCGGGCTGTACGGATCGTTCAACCTCAAGCGCGTCTATTACTCGGCATTTTCGCCGATCCCAGATGCAAGCGCTGTGCTGCCGCTCCAGCGCCCGCCGCTGATGCGAGAACATCGCCTGTACCAGTCTGACTGGCTGATGCGCTTCTACGGCTTCAAGCCCGGTGAGGTCGCCGATGCGGCCGATGACAATGGCATGATGCGGCTCGACATCGATCCCAAGCTCGCCTGGGCGCTCAAATTCCGCGGCGCCTTCCCGGTCGATGTCAACACAGGCCCGCGCGAAATGCTGCTGCGCGTGCCCGGCCTCGGCACGCGCGCGGTCGACAAGATCGTCGCCGCTCGGCGCGGACGGCGGCTCACCCTCGCCGACATCGGGCGGCTCACCGTTTCGCTCGCCAAGGTGCGTCCCTTCCTGATCGCGAGCGACTGGCGGCCGGTCGCGCTCGCCGACAAGGCCGATCTGCAGCTCCCCAAACCGGCGGCGAAGCAGATGGAATTGTTCGGGTGACGATGCGCACGGCCGACGCAATGCGCGTGATCGCGCTCGACGCGGAGGACGATTTCGACGGCTGGCGCGAGGGTGTCCGCGCTGCAGTTCAGGATCACGTCGCGCCCGAGCGGATCGTGTGGCGCGTCGGAGACCAGCCGGGCGAACTGTTCGGGTCGGAAGCCCCCGCAACCGCTTCGGCCGCCAATTTCACGGTGCCGCGCGCTTTTGTCGATCTCGCCCGCAAAGCGATCCTCCACACCGATCGCGAACGCTTCGCGTTGCTCCACACGCTGCTGGTGCGGCCGGGGCTGCTCGACGATGCCGCCGATCCGCTGGTACGCCGCGTCGAGGGTCTCGCCCGCGAGGTCCGTCGCGACATCCACAAGATGCGCGCGTTCGTCCGCTTTCGCGAAGTCGTCGAGCCCGATGGCGCACGCTTCGTCGCGTGGTTCGAACCCGATTTCCACATCGTCCGCGCCAACGCCGGGTTTTTCATGGACCGGTTCGCGGCGATGCGCTGGTCGATCCTGACCCCGGAGGTGTCGATCCATTGGGATGGCGCGACGCTCGCCGAGGGGCCGGGTGCCACCAAGGCCGAGGCCCCCGATGGCGATCCCGTCGAAGCGATGTGGCAGAGCTATTATGCCGCGATCTTCAACCCGGCCCGGCTGAAGGTCGGCATGATGCTCAAGGAGATGCCGCGCAAATATTGGAAAAACATGCCCGAAACCGCGTTGGTGCCGCAGTTGATTGCAGGCGCACAGGCGCGGGAGGCGGGCATGGTGGAGACGGCGCGGACCAAGGCGGGCGGTAATATCGAAGCGGCGTGGGCGGCCTTGCGCGAAGAATCGATGAGCTGCACGCGCTGCCCGCTTCACGAACACGCCACCCAGACCGTGTTTGGCGAAGGGCCGGTCGACGCAGCGATGATGTTCGTCGGCGAGCAGCCGGGCGATCAGGAGGATCTCGCCGGCCGCCCGTTCGTCGGCCCCGCCGGCCAAGTGTTCGACCGCGCGCTGACCGAAGCCGGGATCGATCGCGGCACCATCTACGTCACCAACGCGGTCAAGCATTTCAAGTTCGAACAGCGCGGCAAACGCCGCATCCACGCCAAGCCCGATGCCGGCGAAATCACCGCCTGCCGCTGGTGGATCGAGCAGGAGCGCGCCCTGCTGCGGCCCAAGCGAACGGTCGCGCTCGGCGCGACGGCGGCGCGGTCGCTGTTCGGCAAGGCGGTAACGATCAGCCGGGAACGCGGCCGTGCGCTTGAACTCCCCGGCGGCGGTGAAGCGTGGATCACCGTCCATCCGAGCTATCTGCTGCGTCTGCCCGACCCGGTCGCCAGGACCGAGGAATACGCCCGCTTTGTCGCCGATCTGAAGTCCGCCGCTCACACATAGATCAAGCTCGCGCCGGATCATACCGCGCGGAAGTGCGTTGCTTGCCTCGCGATCTTGAACACGCCCGTCCCGGTCGGGCGGGCAACAGCGGAAATGCGACAACATGAGTGAGATGGACGCGGACGACCGGGAACGGCGTCGGCTGGAGGCGCTGGACAGCTACCACATCCTCGATACGCCGCGCGAGCCGGCGTTCGACGAGGTAGCGCGCCTTGCCGCCGATCTGTGTGGCACCCCGATCGGCGTCATTAATCTGATCGGCGCCGGCCGCCAGTTCTTCAAGGCCGAGGTCGGGCTTGGCGTGCGCGAAACGCCGCTCGAAACCTCGTTCTGCCAACATGCGATTCTCGAACAGGATTTCCTGCTCGTCCCCGATGCGACCGCCGACGCGCGGTTCAACCGCAATCCGCTGGTGACGGCGGCGTCGGGCCTGCGCTTCTACGCCGGCGCGCTGCTCAAGACCGCCGAGGGACTGCCGATCGGGACATTGTGCGTGCTCGACACGCAGCAGCGCGACCTCAGCGAGTTGCAGCAGCGCGCGCTGAAGGTTCTCGCCAATCAGGTGATGAGCCAGTTCGAGATGCGCCGCGCGATCCGCGAACGCACCGAACAGGCGGATCTCTACCGGACGCTGTTCGATACGATGGACGAAGGCTTCTGCATCATCGAATTCTGCGATGGCCCGTATGGTCCGTTGAGCGACTATGTCCATGTCGAGGCGAACGCGGCCTATGCTCTCAACACAGGCATTCCCAACGTGGTCGGCAAGAAGCTGCGCGAGATGGTCGGCGACGAGGCCGACGACTGGGTAAAGCGGTACGGCCGCGTGCTGCGAACCGGGGAACCGATTCGCTTCGAACGCGAACTGGAGGCGACCGGCCGCTATCTGTCGCTGTCCGCCTTCCGCATCGAACCCGCCAGCCGCAAGCAGGTCGCGGTGCTGTTCCAGGACGTGACCGCGCGCCGCGACGCCGAACTCGCGCTGATCCGCCTCAACGAGACACTGGAAGCGCGCGTGACCGAGGCGATCGCCGAGCGCCGGCTGCTCGCCGATGTCGTCGAGGCCACGCACGCCTTCGTCACGATCGTCGATCTCGAGGGCAATTGGCTGGCGATGAACAGCGCCGCCGCGCGCGAGTTCGAGCGGCTGTTC
This genomic stretch from Sphingomonas panacis harbors:
- the mtgA gene encoding monofunctional biosynthetic peptidoglycan transglycosylase gives rise to the protein MILRLIGWVFKLVLGFLILSVAMVIVYRFVPPPVTLTMLADGLSGHGITKSWMPLSRIDPDMPRAAIAGEDSRFCSHHGFDVAAIEKAYLRNARGGRIRGGSTISQQTAKNVFLIQGGGYARKALEAYFTVLIENLWGKRRIMEVYLNVAETGIGTYGVNAGAMRYFHHDASSLTPAEAGRMAAVLPQPKKRAVIDPHGFVRRHGNVLSRRVGVVRNDGLDACLR
- a CDS encoding chemotaxis protein CheW — protein: MTGLFLIAQLAGRTVAIDSAQVESVVDIGTIVPVPRAGAQVRGLAALRSRVVTVIDPGAVLGEGVSVSDRAVIVVVDGHHYAVLVDALEDIAPFDIRPLASGVILDGVWSRVGCGTIELDGAPILAIDARALVPGALPVAA
- a CDS encoding N-acetylmuramoyl-L-alanine amidase, whose translation is MTIIETASPNFDERTLPITMIVLHYTGMVDAAAALERLCDPAAKVSAHYLIDEDGAVHRLVAEDKRAWHAGAARWGRIEDVNSAAIGIELVNPGHEFGYRDFPEAQIDALVGLVGDIKERYAITRGNVVGHSDIAPTRKQDPGELFPWHRLARLRLALPRPTRNLMDPMWSDAGFLIALERFGYDVKDKLAAVVAFQRRYRPELIDGEIDGECRSILLALLLPKPQGDD
- a CDS encoding response regulator, coding for MKTCLVVDDSKVIRKVARHILETLNFKVTEAGDGREALDACVASAPDVVLLDWNMPVMSGMDFLRALRDAKIPHRPKVVFCTTENGMAHIRAAIEAGADEYVMKPFDRETLESKLQIVGMA
- a CDS encoding RluA family pseudouridine synthase; its protein translation is MDRGVSTIEACVADAEGLRLDRALADALPTISRERLKALISSGAVTDAQGVLRRDPASKAVPGGRYHVTVPDPQPAHNEPQDIALNVVFEDDHLIVIDKQAGLVVHPAAGNFDGTLVNALLHHCAGRLSGIGGVARPGIVHRIDKNTSGLMVAAKTDRAHVGLAKQFAAHSIDRRYKAIVSGRPTPAQGSVDAPLARSPQNRKKVAIVAGGKRAVTHFSTLTRLRDAALVECRLETGRTHQVRVHMASIGHPLLGDPVYGRTKPGHRPILETLNFRRQALHAARLGFIHPLESNALAFESEMPSDMQELFDSLNV
- the rpoH gene encoding RNA polymerase sigma factor RpoH; the protein is MATGSNVPATIPALGGEASLNRYLSEIKKFPILAPEQEYMLAKRFEEHGDTDAAAQLVTSHLRLVAKIAMGYRGYGLPVSELISEGNIGLMQGVKKFEADRGFRLATYAMWWIRASIQEFILRSWSLVKMGTTAAQKKLFFNLRRMKSKLDAFEDGDLSPEHLAKIAHDLGVTEAEVTSMNRRMSMGGDTSLNVPMREDGDGQWQDWLQDDSPLQDTIVADAQEADVRHAMLESAMTDLNEREQHILTERRLTDEPKTLEELSQVYGVSRERVRQIEVRAFEKLQKAMMRLAGDKRMLVAA
- a CDS encoding histidine phosphotransferase family protein, whose product is MSINAVDFASLLCSRLCHDLLSPVGALNNGLELLADEHDPDMRARCLELLSESAKASANKLKFFRLAFGAAGGFGETIDSREARAAIEGLFGDTQRVKLGWLVEDPILPKAGIKVLLNLALIAGDALIRGGQLDVGAECVGDQVEIVVRADGPRIVLDAELRTALTGGAVDAAVTPRAAAACLVHALVTEANGTIQVSEPNDPVLLFGATLKVARP
- a CDS encoding putative DNA modification/repair radical SAM protein — protein: MAQLDTRAKLEILADAAKYDASCASSGSVKRTSRDGKGIGSTDSGMGICHAYAPDGRCISLLKILLTNSCIFDCHYCINRKSSNVRRARFTTDEVVRLTLSFYRRNYIEGLFLSSGIIGSSNYTMEQIVEVARSLREDHEFRGYIHLKTIPDADPELIHQAGLHADRISINVELPTASGLKRLAPEKSQDRIEDAMAGMSDAILDTADAKKHYRSAPRFAPAGQSTQMIVGADAATDRDIVSRAAGLYGSFNLKRVYYSAFSPIPDASAVLPLQRPPLMREHRLYQSDWLMRFYGFKPGEVADAADDNGMMRLDIDPKLAWALKFRGAFPVDVNTGPREMLLRVPGLGTRAVDKIVAARRGRRLTLADIGRLTVSLAKVRPFLIASDWRPVALADKADLQLPKPAAKQMELFG
- a CDS encoding chemotaxis protein CheA, whose translation is MDDLLREFIAETRETLEALSGEIVAWEATPDDRARLDAIFRFVHTVKGSCGFLDLPRLSRLSHAAEDVLAAVRSGERTPDTGLVNAVLAIVDRIGEIVEAIDAGAALDDACEELLIAALDAGAEAAMPVPVVLARRNPARSVRLSVDLLDRMMSGMSDMMLARNELARRVRDAGADPATEGALERLSATVAEMRDTVTRTRMQKIDALFSALPRMVRDTAAELGKSVTLHLEGGDVELDREMIEMMRDPLVHIVRNAIDHGIEAPTARRKAGKRENARLAVSARQSGNQIIIVIEDDGQGIDTDALVAKAAQGRSRSEADLRRLSEREKLDLIFEAGLTTRESVTAISGRGVGMDVVRANVERIGGRIDLTNTPGKGLAIAIHVPLTLSIIAGIGVSVGDQRFAISSPAIDEIVSIHGEAIRIDMLGSTPVATVRDRRLPLVDLADALGIVRDREAGKLVILSISGGSYALAVDDVLDHEELVVKPAAPAVMATGLYAGHTLPDTGVPMLLLDCAGIAAQAGIRFWREAAAETCAGETEIPAVPALLFDDLDGVRRLVALAAVDRIESVSTETICHSAGRLRLSLDKRIVPLVAQGEWAGRDQVQILRVRDGDAEIGYAIREALDIVDLPETIVSARVPGPVAGVVALAGQQIELLDLFWLFGEHGDLAPRGAAPLCLLDGSETAWMTSFLKPVLESAGYRVTAALNGGDRPDVVLTMDSATFALGASVPVVRLRRDREAVAESDTIYRYDREALLAAISRSSGGAT
- a CDS encoding Mov34/MPN/PAD-1 family protein, which translates into the protein MLEISSTALHRIIAAANADPAREVCGLLFGDDARITRAEPCANVAADPARTFEIDPAAHFAALRAERDGGAKLIGYWHSHPSGDVRPSATDAAMAAADGKLWLIVAGHEIGVWRAGSAGAHGRFVAVPYRIAAVT